In the genome of Fusarium poae strain DAOMC 252244 chromosome 1, whole genome shotgun sequence, the window GCGTCTTGGCTAAATTGCCTGGAGTTCAGTCCATCCGAAAGTCCGGCTACACACATATTGGTGGCTTTGCTGGCAGCATGCTTTTGACCAGCAAGGGAAAGCAGGTCGGCGCCATCTTCGACAAAGTCAAGCCAGCTGGAAAGTGCAACATGGGTGCCAGACTCGGCGGCTTGCTCAAGTGGTACTGCGATAAATTCACAGGCGGAGAGGAGAAGGCTGCTCTCAACATTATCGTGCTTACGGCCGGTTCCTTCGACGACGATATCAAGACCCCCCTGATCCAGGCCGCCAGGACTCTCGACGAGGCCAAGGCTCCCATTCATCAAGCTGGAGTCCAGCTGTTCCGCCTAGGCGGCCCAGATCTGGTGCGACAAAAGACCCTGCAACACCTCGACGATGAACTACACAAGGAGGCTGGAACACGAGACATTGTCGACACAGTGACTTGGAGTGGCCATGGAACCTCCATGTCAGACGATGAGCTACTCAAGATTGTGCTGGGCGCTGTCATCAAGAAGATTGACGTTCGTGCCGCTGAGTTGCACTTGGATGAAGCAGCTACGACGACACGTGCTGACCGAGAGTACGATGAAGGAAATGTAATCTAGTTTCTTTTACCACCTCATGGCCTGTTTTATGGGTAATTTGAACAAATATACCTGGACTACTAATATCAAATTAATTGTACATCAACTACCCACATGTTTGAGTCACCCTGAATATGAAATTTGCATTGTGTTTGAAGTATAGAAATTAAACATAATGAACCAGAGAAGCATTGGTGTCGTTAAGCCTATGGCAACATAAGCTAGggcgttgctgttccttCGGTAACGTTACCTACCGGGCCTTCAATTCTTTCAGAGTCCGGTGAAATACTCACCGACATTGGGTCATACCAGTGCCTGCTTCGAATACACCAACCACAACAACGCTTTCGAGCATGATTCCACCAGGTCCGAAAAGCCTCGTATAGGCTGAGATATAGAGAAGTAGCGGCACTTTGTCGACAGGCAGCTATCTTCTGAGTGGACTGTGCCGCATGCTAGGGTAGCATTTTTTCCTCAGGTTTGTTGTCGGTGGATCATTTATACTCAGCCGTTGAGGATGACACTGAGTGAGAATTTTGCAATATCATagaaagataaataaattacGCCTTTGTAGTACCATCTATCGGTTCAAGATGTAGAGTTTGTATCTTGAAGACAGTAGGTAGAACCCAAAATTATTGTCATGGTCACTTTGTCTCGCTTCGGTAGAACGACGCCCATTATTTCAGTACCCTTGCCGGCTAGCCTAGCCCTACAGCGGGTGGCTTGGTTAGAGGCTAACAGAGGATCTTTCGCAAGAGAGCTAGTAAGATTCTGGAAGGGGAGAACAACGCATATGAATATGACTCTATCGTCTTCATGGTAACGTCCCAGTAGCTCAAATAGGCAATCACCGGAACTTTTGAACTAAAAAATCATTATGTAACCTGACTATTCTTTCGATCGGAAGAATTTAGCAAAAAAGGAAAGCCCGAGTAGGGCACAGTCGTGGTGGCCTAATCCGCCTTACAAGGCTAGGAGTTCACGATGGTTGCGAAGGGGGCATGAAAATGTATATAAAGTGCCTTGAGTCCCAAGAGAAATAAATGCATAGTCCTCATTAACTCACATAGTCGTTCAAGGCAGCCCTTTTCTGTATCCAATTCATTTAAACCTAAACCTCATCACAATGAAGTTTTCTACTATCACATCACTCTTCCTCGCCAATGCTGGCCTTTCTCTCGCTGCTCCCAGCAAAACCTTAGTCAAGGCTACTGCTATTGAAGCAATGATGGGTGACAATGGAATCACAACTCCCCTTCCCATTCAGCCCGGTATGGTCGACAACTGCGACCTCTTTCACTATGTCAAGAAAGATACAGGCTGCCTCCAGATTGCCACCCAGTACGGCATTACCTTTGAGCAATTCAAGGAGTGGAACCCTACTGTCGGTGACGATTGTTTGTATCTCTGGGCCGATGCCAACGTCTGTGTTCGTACAATTGGATACGTATACCCAGTCTCAGTTGCTTGCTTTGGCAGCCGAGATGTCCTACCCTGGGGTAAGAACAAGGCTGCTGCACTTACTGCTGCGCATGACTGGTGCTACACTAAAACCACTACTGGCTTATACGACCTCTATGAGACCAGGACCGGGTGCATCAACGCACCTTCAGGACAGGGCAAATTTGAGTTTGAGATATCTACCAACCACGGAAGAAAGATCGGCCTTACTAGCAGCAAGTGTGAGACGTTCATCGACCTTGGTATCAATGGATGTCCTGAGGGAGCTCAAACAAATACGGAGGGCTGGTCCATGGAGTAAGTTATTCCTATCTTGACATTGTCCGTGGAGACCCCAGCTAATCATTATTTTAGGACTACCTTCAAGACTGGAAAGTGCAAGGCTTGAGTTCCCTTAGGTTCAGGATAGATGGACTCTAAATGCTCTTATGGTGGATGTATCAATCTTCATAGGAGCACAAATCGGACGCATCTATCACATCGCATAGATTGTCAATAGAAATGGGCAATGCTGTCAGAGGCTACTGTTTAATATTAGATTCACATATATAGTTATACACAAATATCTTAAAACTATTCTAAGACTCGAAACGCATCTACTTGTAACAGACAGACTTGGATACCAGTACCAAAAGGGGGTTGGTTGTTATTTGTTCTATTGATGGCAACATGAAGTGCAGGAGGTGGCATCGAAACACGCCGCCGACGTTCTTTACGCACAGGATGACAGTATAAATATCTAGTCTAATCTCTATTACCAATGACTTCTAGGTCGTAATCAAGGTTCATGGTTCTCATCCTCCGTTTGAACTTGCTGCTCCGACAATCGCGGATTTCTCAAGGCTAAAGCAAAGATAATCATTGGAATGCAGACGCAAATTCCCGCAATGCAAAGTAGTTTCTGAACAGAACTGTAGCTGTTGATAATAGCATCGCGAATCTCAGTTCCTACTGGGTAATCGGGAATAATGGAGAAGGGGTTGTTATAAATGGCCTTTGCGAGCCCTTCGTCAGGCTGAAAAGCAAGGTTGCGCTTGAGAGATTTATAGAGAGTCTGTGTCCATATGGCTCCCGAGAGACATGTGCCGAATGCACTTCCAATGTTGTAAAATGATAAGTAAAGGCCCGTCAGAATAGCGACGTGTTCGCGCGATGCTGAAGCCTGGATAGATGCTTGGGTCGGGTATGCAAAGAAACCACCAGCAACACCGAGAAGGATCTGCGCTGCAATAATTCCGTCTTTTGACGAAGTCGATGCACCCCCAGGGTACATGATCAAAACTCCAAAAGCAGCCATGAAAAGCAGTGTTCCGCCAACAATGATAAACTTGAGTCGACGAATTTTGAAGATAACGAGGCCAGCGACTACTCCAGTGATGACGccgaagaaagagaaaaaggataAGATGCGGGTGGCGTTCTCGATGGAAAAGTCAAATGCTACGATCAGAATTGTGTACAAATAGTTTCCTTGTGTGCACCAGGCGAGGTTGAGCAAACTTCGTACAGCCAGGGCAGACCAGACCCCTCGGTCGCGGAGGAGATGGAATGGGATAAGAGGATGTTTCGCGCCTCGCTGCTCCCAGGTGATGAAGCAGACCATGAGGGAGAATCCTAGGACCAAGGGTAGAATTATGTACCAGCTGCGCCAATGACTAGCAGTTCCTCCTGCAACGGTCAAAGGTGCAAGGATGAGTGAGAATGCAGTgacgagaagaacaagaccaaTGATATCAAGCTGATGGAAAAGGTCTGCTCTTCctttcttggtcttgagagAAAGAAGTGCAATTTCTtcactttcttttccttctgaTTCCCAGGTTCGCCTTTCGAGGAAGTAAAGGCATGACAGAAGAGGAAGTGAAGCGATGGGATAAGTGATGGCCCACATGCCGAGTCCCCATCTCCAACTTGTCGATCCCAAGACGGCTGAGGTGATGTTTCCGCTGATCCATGTATTGATCAAGAATGGGATTGCGGGTAGATAACTGAAGAATACTCTTGCGCGCATGGACGAGAAATCTGCGATGAGAACTtctagaagaagaacaaTGCAGGTATAACCGGTCTGGTAAATTATACTGCCCGTGCAAAACACCTCAACACTCTGTGCAGTTGACTCGATCGCGATACCCAGCGTGTACAGCACAGTAGAAATAGCGATGACTTCGAACCGTCCAAAGACATCTGCTATTTTTGCAGCGCTGGGTTGGACTGCGACTGCGATGACATTGCGCAGGACATTGATGGTGGACAAGTAAGAGTGTAGATCGAAGCTGGACGTTGCGTAAGATTGGTAAGCGAGCCGCGTTTGACTCTCGAGGCCGTATGCGTATCcgacgaggaagatgccGATAAAAAGCCAGACGCGATGTGTCGTTGTAATATTCCGGGATACAATTTCCATACGCGCTACGCCAGCGGATAGACGTTTTGGGTTTGCTGGTCGAGATGGAGGAGTCGTATCGGGGTCTATATCTGGGATAGCCCCTAATAGAGGCGCTGTTTCTGCTGACGCCATGATGTCTTACTCATGAGGGTTGTTGGTAATATGTGaataaagaaagacaaagagTCTTtgaaagatgaagagattTATGAAACACGACGACAGGGGTCATATGATTTGCTAAGATAATTCACGCATCGTCATGTCACAAGTATCCCTGTCAGGTGCGTTGGATGCCTGAAAGAGGATCTGATAATGTGACCTgtctaccttagtacctaatGACTGACCTTGTGACATGGCACAACACGGATGACAAAGCGGAAATACGGAAATCTGATAAGATTAAATGATCCAATAGCGGCGGATCTAACCGTTACCCAAGTGGAGACTCTATTATTATCACGGAACTCAATTCATCGGTAATAAATGTCCAAGTGCACATGGTTTTATTTCTGTATATAAAGTAATGAAGGTCCGTTTTCTCATCCTGCCCCAGTTCGTATCACTGAGTAATTCTTCAATCTTGGTAACTGTCCAGTAACCTGGACATGCGTAATATTGATCTAAAGATCCATAGCGTCGCTATCGCGGCAGCAGCTCCAGCAGCCATTACCCTATTCTTGTTAGCTATCAGTCGTTTTCTACTTCTCAAAACAAGACCTACAGTGTCTGTAGCTTCCTGGAGCACTAATTAGCAGAATTCattaactataaaaaccAGACACCACTTACCCAACCTTCCGGGCAATCCGGTGCGTCAGGAAAGCAAGTCGCCCAGCAAACGGGCAACGTTTTAAGACCCTTGAACGGCTTGGGGGTCAATCGGTGACCGGAATGATCAGTCACCTTAATTCGGAC includes:
- a CDS encoding hypothetical protein (SECRETED:SignalP(1-19)), which encodes MKFSTITSLFLANAGLSLAAPSKTLVKATAIEAMMGDNGITTPLPIQPGMVDNCDLFHYVKKDTGCLQIATQYGITFEQFKEWNPTVGDDCLYLWADANVCVRTIGYVYPVSVACFGSRDVLPWGKNKAAALTAAHDWCYTKTTTGLYDLYETRTGCINAPSGQGKFEFEISTNHGRKIGLTSSKCETFIDLGINGCPEGAQTNTEGWSMETTFKTGKCKA
- a CDS encoding hypothetical protein (SECRETED:SignalP(1-17)), whose product is MKFSIVSTALLAQGIVAMPWSSQKGIKANGDEITVRIKVTDHSGHRLTPKPFKGLKTLPVCWATCFPDAPDCPEGWEATDTGNGCWSCCRDSDAMDL
- a CDS encoding hypothetical protein (TransMembrane:14 (i48-65o85-103i115-133o148-166i173-191o211-230i263-282o294-314i335-361o373-393i400-419o431-450i462-488o540-562i)~BUSCO:24253at5125), whose amino-acid sequence is MASAETAPLLGAIPDIDPDTTPPSRPANPKRLSAGVARMEIVSRNITTTHRVWLFIGIFLVGYAYGLESQTRLAYQSYATSSFDLHSYLSTINVLRNVIAVAVQPSAAKIADVFGRFEVIAISTVLYTLGIAIESTAQSVEVFCTGSIIYQTGYTCIVLLLEVLIADFSSMRARVFFSYLPAIPFLINTWISGNITSAVLGSTSWRWGLGMWAITYPIASLPLLSCLYFLERRTWESEGKESEEIALLSLKTKKGRADLFHQLDIIGLVLLVTAFSLILAPLTVAGGTASHWRSWYIILPLVLGFSLMVCFITWEQRGAKHPLIPFHLLRDRGVWSALAVRSLLNLAWCTQGNYLYTILIVAFDFSIENATRILSFFSFFGVITGVVAGLVIFKIRRLKFIIVGGTLLFMAAFGVLIMYPGGASTSSKDGIIAAQILLGVAGGFFAYPTQASIQASASREHVAILTGLYLSFYNIGSAFGTCLSGAIWTQTLYKSLKRNLAFQPDEGLAKAIYNNPFSIIPDYPVGTEIRDAIINSYSSVQKLLCIAGICVCIPMIIFALALRNPRLSEQQVQTEDENHEP